The sequence tgtttttctttatcttttttcttctatttattttttaaaatacatgtcTACTTTTTTACTACACATTGAACAGTTGATGCATgttgaaaaaatttcaaatacacgatgaacatttatttgagatTTCAAATACATATTGAGCATTTTCTTTAAAAACCAGTGCCTGGATAAGTGTCCACACCAACGACCATGCATGTATAAGCCAAAGCTAGCTATGGAACATCTATAGTTGACTTCCGCTGCTCTCCAAATAATATGCATGTGCTATACGTGTCCATGCATGGTACCCAACGAACTTAGCAACTACAACATGCATGGCCATGGCAGAAAAGTCATCACACAGTATATCTTCAGCGCATTCCAGCCACTAGTATACCGCTATTCTGTGTGCGGAGCTTGTTTGAAAATACGCATGCCCATCAAGTATTGAAAAATCGCCGGGCGTATATCTCGCTCTAAACATTTTGTTGGCTAGCGCATCAGGATACACATACGTTGATGAATTTTGTTATAGTTTACGTTAAGTTGTAGAATCAAACTCGAACGATCGATCATGGGATCAACACACTTGCATCAATAAGGGTAAGGGTAGTCGTACGTATGTGCAACCGGGCTATAAATACAACCTCCCACACAGCCCAAACGCACAACACCTACAAGCCCTTCCCATCTATTGTAAGCCTTGCTTCCTGTCGACCAAAGCTTTAGCAATGGCGCCATTGACCAAGCTCTTCCTCCTACTCCTGGGCCTAAACTTGATGGTCACCACTGTGCATGGTGGCTGCGGACCCCACTGCCCGACCCCGACCCCACCACCACCTCCATCGACCAACGGCGGCACGTGCCCGATCGACACGCTGAAGCTGGGCGTGTGTGCCACCGTGCTGAACCTGGTGAAGCTCGGGCTCAGCGTGCCGCCCAACGAGCGGTGCTGCCCGCTGCTGGCCGGTCTGGCCGACCTTGACGCCGCTGTGTGCCTCTGCACCGCCATCAGGGCCAAGGTCCTCGGCGTCATCAACCTTAACGTCCCCGTCGACCTCGTCCTCCTACTCAACCAGTGCCACAAGACCTGCCCGCCCGGCTTCACCTGCCCGCTCTGATCAATCGACGTACTTGTCCAAACATGCCATGCTGCGTACACATGCCATGCATGCAGCTTTCCACATCTTACTACAGTTTGTGTTTCAGTTCATCTATATGTCTCATGCATGCCTAAGTTCCCTGTCATGCATTAGCATTATGCATGCATGCAGTGATCATTTCGTGTAAGTGCGTGAAAGTGTGTGATGTTGTGGTGTCCAAATAAATGACCCACCTAATCAGGGGTTTGTATCATCATGTGAAATACTGTACCGGCTATATGCCCCTGGCATGTATCATCTGAAATATGTTGCAGTTGTGTTAACTTGAGCTGTGTGTTATATATATTCTGCCCGTCATCGTCCACTCCAAAAAcatatactctctccgttccacaATATAAAACCAACATTCTTAAGTTTAAGATCAAAGAGGCATATAGCTTTTTGAcaagtcaaacctcacaaactttgaccaagtttgtg is a genomic window of Triticum aestivum cultivar Chinese Spring unplaced genomic scaffold, IWGSC CS RefSeq v2.1 scaffold81315, whole genome shotgun sequence containing:
- the LOC123177521 gene encoding cortical cell-delineating protein-like, which produces MAPLTKLFLLLLGLNLMVTTVHGGCGPHCPTPTPPPPPSTNGGTCPIDTLKLGVCATVLNLVKLGLSVPPNERCCPLLAGLADLDAAVCLCTAIRAKVLGVINLNVPVDLVLLLNQCHKTCPPGFTCPL